Proteins encoded within one genomic window of Eublepharis macularius isolate TG4126 chromosome 10, MPM_Emac_v1.0, whole genome shotgun sequence:
- the INTS12 gene encoding integrator complex subunit 12: MAATVNLELDPVFLKALGFLHSKSKDSAEKLKALLDESLARGTDSNYRPSLKEIDQPKVSITKPVSVKQEPKASSSLPLGSNNGKPIATEKVKKEAEKRPADKIKLEISEGVDIPKKPRLEKPEARSSPITVQTSKDLAMPDLSSFEETSADDFAMEMGLACVVCRQMTVTSGNQLVECQECHNLYHQDCHKPQVTDKEVNDPRLVWYCARCIRQMKKMAQKTQKPSQKPAPAVVSVAPAVKDSLTKKPEIKLKLDTTTTFLAFKRTEVKTSAAVSGNNSNANVSSSTSGLTGWAAFAAKTSSAGPSTAKMGSTTQSTSGKPTTTSNNQKPVGLSGLATAKVGLGSKIASPNSSTSPVQLKPLPTLTLGKTGLSRSVSSDNVSKVGLPSPSSSAPGGSSSSQSTSGNGSGGTAGSSGSTTSKSSTESGNQSPSVKGPTSQESQLNAMKRLQMVKKKAAQKKLKK; this comes from the exons ATGGCTGCTACTGTGAACTTGGAACTTGACCCTGTTTTCCTGAAAGCTCTGGGCTTCCTGCATTCGAAGAGCAAGGATTCTGCTGAGAAACTTAAAGCGTTGCTTGATGAATCTTTGGCTAGAGGGACTGATTCAAACTATCGCCCATCGCTGAAG GAAATAGATCAGCCCAAAGTATCAATCACAAAGCCAGTTTCTGTTAAGCAAGAGCCTAAGGCTTCCTCAAGCCTTCCCTTGGGAAGTAATAATGGCAAGCCCATTGCAACCGAAAAGGtgaaaaaagaagcagaaaagagGCCTGCTGATAAA ataaagTTGGAAATCAGTGAAGGAGTCGACATTCCAAAGAAACCAAGGCTAGAAAAACCAGAGGCTCGTTCTTCTCCAATCACAGTCCAGACTAGCAAGGATTTGGCCATGCCAGATCTCTCTAGTTTTGAAGAAACCAGTGCTGACGATTTTGCCATGGAGATGGGCTTGGCTTGTGTTGTTTGTCG ACAAATGACAGTTACTTCTGGGAATCAGTTAGTGGAATGCCAGGAGTGTCACAATCTCTACCACCAAGATTGCCATAAACCTCAAGTGACGGACAAGGAAGTGAATGATCCTCGTCTAGTGTGGTACTGTGCCCGATGCATCAGGCAAATGAAAAAGATG GCTCAGAAAACACAGAAGCCTTCCCAGAAGCCAGCCCCTGCTGTAGTTTCAGTAGCTCCAGCTGTGAAAGATTCACTGACAAAGAAACCAGAAATTAAGCTAAAGTTGGACACCACAACAACCTTCTTAGCATTTAAGAGGACAGAGGTCAAG ACCTCTGCTGCTGTGTCTGGCAATAACTCCAATGCCAATGTTTCCTCTTCAACCAGCGGCCTTACAGGATGGGCTGCATTTGCAGCGAAAACATCCTCTGCGGGCCCGTCAACAGCTAAGATGGGATCCACAACGCAGAGCACCAGTGGGAAGCCTACCACAACGTCAAATAACCAGAAACCTGTGGGCTTGTCAGGTTTGGCAACAGCTAAAGTGGGGCTGGGGTCAAAGATAGCCTCCCCGAACAGTAGCACCAGCCCTGTTCAGCTGAAGCCCCTGCCAACTTTGACCTTGGGAAAAACTGGCCTTTCCCGTTCAGTTAGCAGTGATAATGTCAGCAAAGTAGGACTCCCGAGTCCCAGCAGTTCAgctcctggtggcagcagcagcagccaatcgaCTAGTGGAAATGGAAGTGGTGGGACAGCAGGCAGCAGCGGAAGTACCACCAGCAAATCAAGTACAGAATCGGGGAATCAGTCACCATCCGTGAAGGGTCCTACTtctcaagagtcacagctcaatGCCATGAAAAGGTTACAGATGGTCAAGAAGAAAGCTGCTCAAAAGAAATTAAAGAAGTAA